In Vanessa atalanta chromosome 3, ilVanAtal1.2, whole genome shotgun sequence, one genomic interval encodes:
- the LOC125077451 gene encoding piezo-type mechanosensitive ion channel component isoform X3, with the protein MQIMHKYYISVLLVRLVLPASLLLGIALRPFGLSLIYLLLYLIAPFPQVPDSKTFRGCRGKYLQLNLVVSALLLLVHAIWHSVLAGFAPYGSLFDDYPIIQTIGFNLGLVSYAGIDPLMAVHYLAPELVVMGTSLAVNLMVRTLLVGSSNDEVIRKDSKHQRFPLLTSAGKYLALLLLMASGIMRPSVTSGIYFLVFMGAATAWAVGKPLERGFAVVSRCVMAIMGVHIAVLLVYQCTWIIDIFPPETDMARYFGLTKLVILNETDSSNFTYEVTDDHMWATLASPLVILFSYFFLAIETRELFKPKAKKKSALTGLEAGKLNGSLVRGVSFHRGSRHAPRDKWRNATKKVRLLRNMSPSKRWSGGRASSVTRQLHQDSTGSVVVPDEESVMEIEEPTLMDDIVAAVVDFFQVLIRSSYIATTITMMAWSIMFHSWLTFVFLMWANIVWLCQDQRSFMLKTSPVLVCYAMLLLIAQYIYGMNLTESELPSNITEVNLHQIGLGREEGEPCVPLLIKSLFTCMFWVTLRQRVQELRRRRHSAVVTDMAAPLHLTVSAAATGVDASREEEKRSRLLVALGEWLRAACARYWIYVVVIMLFVIGITGERMTIFRIIYMFLFLFFILMFQISWYWWRRLMYVFWITVIIYSMINLILIYIYQFDNFSKTIETYLMINERLQHDLGLEPYHRADLFVKLLTPTLFLIITIMQVHYFHKDFMALSDPKTRTNSIAREVDSSRPSQGGTSTMKDDLPPLPLEDRPANEHSDSDTEAEQSIGTSSFNTAARRSMYRKSSRSRSYAARERVSAWRAARAFAWRRCVALRRRLADWTDKAFILLDIHLIKIVFLSLMLLCVFNVCAMHVPIMIIIAPALLLSSRKQRICVLLISTLISVYFMAKMVYQIEYIKHSFFDVNCTKMGENNTLNTTVYNNAEWVGFSKATSKRPLVVLLKGYIGLIAVFTFYSLVTYRQQTLRSMGLLPANKEKIMFPDVTRVDADNNLIHCFKYLVNYGFYKFGVEISLMCLMGVIGSRMDVCAVLYAGWLLALAAARRARLAQLWPAFTACVTALVPLQYMLAVGFVPQLCLRYPWGGNDQQMKHIRTWLFLPYDDEPPHAVKLIFDYFLLLFAARQLRVFRVEKVHGDSYAGGSNSEDIGKDWETPNFVNPVPDFLGYVGSWLDVLKRMVFLGMLWVTLAIMFMTGTNRVNLFSMGYLIGSFIFLWQGTDFYLRPKEAILQWWSWLLRYNVSVVVVKALLQIPGCMFSSVLQEHACWLVQLLGIGCVDKFAGGNIARFLKMQYDKDSMCSVPQEDIGLAWDGVCFAFLILQRRLFHSYYFYRVIDESKATTVLASRGADLIEELRQKQMNIQEEQEVKILEKIKVKMERIKANQKKIQGVMSKEPVHHDAARVRTPFKPPASHQKAVRSGDYYMFDEFDDTDVHLKDDESSSDEEAPKTMGFGKLVSTAIKTDVRRAVSLRRASAPAVRTRASSLTFPFSYPRQGRTTTPRSEAVREADVDVKVSEHDRPGPSSELEDFAPQPESESFIDKLKGFLDTTTAFISSILVSLTRHLMKYSRDYRYVSRTLSVEKKRLKEKEGFGIGRREGSQMIWEPLPETLLHHKDVTTLEEQDDSMFKQEKSPIIHLVYALWYAVLAHTDIVCYIMVFINQIQSATILSIPLPLMVFLWGTLTIPRPTKTFWVTLIAYTEVIVLIKSMFQFEILPWNQKAIPANMPFTAPRIIGIERKFNYALYDLLLLLIIFLHRFMLKSLGLWKESTPEVELKEDMEYPLNPSDTQLLVEGRGEEVGRKYLEMHERPTPPAQTETNDISETPKKTVELREPEQTEDHDLEQEPGPSKVIDDDHYKVNDDQEPIIAVATTLEDTYSHYPQVIVLSVKRYLSPTRHFFQRMLAPGARVTADIYAYMFLCDFFNFLVVIFGFAAFGTHQGDGGVQAYLEENKVPIPFLVMLILQFGLIVIDRALYLRKFMLGKILFQYALIIGVHIWMFFVLPFITERTFNALLPPPMWYMVKCVYLLLSAYQIRCGYPRRIIGNFLCKSYHFLNMVCFRGFMAVPFLFELRTLMDWIWTDTSMTFMDWLKMEDIFASVFLLKCSRYVEDEFPQPRGAKKSATSKYLLGGGVLAFVIAIIWFPLVFFAFGNSVGQPNPPTDVTVKIRIGPFLPVYQMSAQSHNIDVFTEQDYTQLSNQYARDRTAQTFLSNYMYNDVAVVTINPNSTMTWQISPPELARLEKEAVSNASLAVKFTYVITHQSNNAQNPPTIDSNREVPLDAYIDGKPNPERETLLKLLADTAKPDTWLNVKMLFPKFLKVFNKGTSKPAYQLMPPISGTEHDDARFYRDVQLRLEREGDSVYWRVREACQPSDYLAAIPMNNCDMLVMYTFNDKLFPETLNFISGGGIIGLYTTFVFLASRVLRGFFSGIYTKIMFDDLPNVDRVLQLCLDIYLVREALELSLEEDLFAKLVFLYRSPETMIKWSRPKEEDSQEQRALPAPN; encoded by the exons gtataGCACTGCGGCCATTCGGCCTTTCTCTTATATATTTGCTGCTGTACTTGATAGCGCCGTTTCCACAAGTACCAGATTCCAAAACATTCCgag GCTGCCGAGGCAAATATCTTCAACTCAATCTTGTTGTCTCCGCGTTGCTTTTGCTAGTTCATGCAATATGGCACAGTGTCCTGGCAGGTTTTGCGCCTTATGGTTCTCTTTTCGACGATTATCCGATCATTCAAACGATCGGATTCAACCTCGGTCTTGTATCATATGCGGGAATAGATCCACTTATGGCAGTGCATTATCTTGCACCGgag CTGGTTGTAATGGGCACATCATTAGCAGTGAACTTGATGGTGCGTACCCTTCTTGTTGGATCTTCTAATGATGAAGTTATTAGAAAAGATTCCAAGCATCAGCGGTTTCCTTTGCTCACAAGTGCAG GCAAATATCTCGCACTATTACTTTTAATGGCATCCGGAATAATGCGTCCTAGTGTAACATCAGGGATATATTTCCTGGTGTTTATGGGTGCGGCAACGGCTTGGGCTGTAGGAAAGCCCCTAGAACGTGGGTTCGCCGTGGTGAGCCGCTGTGTCATGGCCATCATGGGCGTCCATATAGCAGTACTTCTTGTTTACCAGTGCACTTGGATCATAGACATTTTTCCACCAGAGACGGATATGGCTAG ataTTTTGGCCTCACAAAACTAGTTATTCTTAACGAAACAGATTCATCGAATTTTACGTATGAAGTGACCGACGACCACATGTGGGCTACTTTGGCTAGTCCCTTAGTGATACTCTTTTCATACTTTTTCCTCGCCATTGAAACACGAGAACTCTTCAAACCAAAG GCGAAGAAAAAGAGTGCTTTAACTGGCCTCGAAGCGGGTAAACTGAACGGTTCTTTGGTGCGCGGCGTGTCCTTCCACCGCGGCAGCAGACACGCGCCGCGCGACAAGTGGAGGAACGCCACGAAGAAAGTTCGC CTCCTTCGTAACATGAGCCCTAGTAAGCGCTGGTCGGGCGGCCGAGCCAGCTCTGTTACGCGTCAACTGCACCAAGACTCCACCGGCTCCGTCGTTGTACCTGATGAAG AATCAGTAATGGAGATAGAGGAGCCAACATTAATGGATGATATTGTGGCTGCAGTCGTTGACTTCTTCCAAGTACTAATCAG atcttCTTACATAGCGACAACGATAACAATGATGGCATGGAGTATAATGTTCCACTCGTGGTTGACATTTGTGTTCCTCATGTGGGCAAATATCGTGTGGTTATGCCAGGATCAGCGATCCTTTATGTTGAAGACTAGTCCCGTGCTGGTTTGCTACGCAATGTTACTGCTTATCGCGCAGTACATCTATGGCATGAATCTTACGGAGAGCGAGCTACCGTCTAATATAACA GAGGTGAATCTGCACCAGATAGGCCTGGGCCGGGAGGAGGGCGAGCCGTGCGTGCCGCTTCTAATCAAGTCGCTGTTCACGTGCATGTTCTGGGTGACGCTGCGCCAGCGCGTGCAGGAGCTGCGGCGCCGTCGACACTCCGCCGTCGTCACCGACATGGCGGCGCCGCTGCACCTCACCGTTTCCGCCGCCGCCACTG GTGTGGACGCTTCTCGTGAAGAGGAGAAACGGTCACGCTTGCTGGTAGCGCTAGGCGAGTGGCTGCGGGCTGCCTGCGCTCGATACTGGATATACGTAGTTGTGATCATGCTCTTCGTGATCGGCATCACGGGCGAGCGAATGACTATCTTCAGGATCATATACATGTTCCTATTCCTGTTCTTCATACTCATGTTccag ATAAGTTGGTACTGGTGGCGTCGTCTGATGTACGTTTTCTGGAtaacagttattatatattcaatgatCAATCTcattctaatttatatataccaatTTGATAATTTCTCGAAGACAATAGAAACTTATTTGATGATTAACGAGAGATT gcaaCATGATTTGGGCTTAGAGCCATATCATCGGGCAGACTTATTCGTAAAACTATTAACGCCTACCTTGTTTCTCATCATTACAATAATGCAGGTGCACTATTTCCATAAGGACTTTATGGCATTATCTGACCCAAAAACGAG GACAAATAGTATAGCTAGAGAAGTAGACTCAAGTAGGCCTAGTCAAGGCGGTACTTCCACTATGAAAGATGAT CTACCACCGCTGCCACTAGAAGATAGACCCGCAAACGAGCACTCCGACAGTGACACTGAAGCGGAGCAGTCTATAGGAACGTCTTCCTTCAATACTGCTGCTCGTCGTTCTATGTACAG GAAGTCGTCGCGCAGCCGCTCGTACGCGGCGCGGGAGCGCGTGTCGGCGTggcgcgcggcgcgcgcgtTCGCGTGGCGGCGCTGCGTCGCGCTGCGGCGCCGGCTGGCCGACTGGACCGACAAGGCCTTCATCTTACTCGACATACATCTTATCAAGATCGTCTTTCTCTCGCTCATGCTGCTCTGTGTCTTTaat GTCTGCGCCATGCACGTtccaataatgataattatcgCACCGGCGCTGTTGCTAAGCTCTCGTAAGCAAAGAATATGCGTATTGTTAATATCTACTCTAATAAGTGTATACTTTATGGCGAAGATGGTCTACCAAATAGAgtatataaaacattcattCTTTGATGTGAACTGTACAAAG ATGGGAGAGAACAATACATTGAATACGACAGTGTATAACAACGCCGAATGGGTTGGGTTCAGTAAGGCGACGTCGAAGCGACCTCTAGTGGTACTCTTAAAGGGCTATATAGGCCTAATCGCTGTTTTCACCTTCTACTCGCTAGTCACATACAGGCAACAAACACTCAG gaGCATGGGTCTCCTACCGGCCAACAAGGAGAAGATAATGTTTCCAGATGTCACCCGCGTAGACGCTGATAATAACCTGATAcattgctttaaatatttagtgaaCTACGGCTTCTACAAGTTCGGAGTCGag ATCTCGCTGATGTGCCTGATGGGCGTGATCGGCTCGCGCATGGACGTGTGCGCCGTGCTGTACGCGGGCTGGCTGCTGGCgctggcggcggcgcggcgcgcgcgcctGGCGCAGCTGTGGCCCGCCTTCACCGCCTGCGTCACGGCGCTCGTGCCGCTGCAGTACATGCTGGCCGTGGGCTTCGTGCCGCAGCTGTGTCTGCGCTACCCTTGGGGCGGCAACGACCAG CAAATGAAACATATCCGTACTTGGCTCTTTTTACCGTACGACGACGAGCCCCCGCATGCGGTGAAGCTCATCTTCGATTATTTCCTGCTTTTGTTCGCGGCGCGCCAGTTGAGGGTGTTCAGAGTGGAAAAAGTCCACGGTGACTCTTACGCAGGCGGTTCCAACAGCGAGGACATCGGCAAAGACTGGGAAACCCCCAACTTTGTTAATCCAGTACCGGACTTTTTAGGATATGTCGG ATCATGGTTAGATGTCTTAAAAAGAATGGTATTTCTGGGCATGTTGTGGGTGACCCTCGCCATTATGTTCATGACGGGCACTAATCGTGTCAATCTGTTTTCGATGGGCTATCTCATCGGTTCTTTCATATTCCTGTGGCAAGGAACAGACTTCTATTTACGTCCAAAGGAAGCAATTTTGCAATG GTGGTCCTGGCTCCTCCGCTACAATGTATCCGTTGTGGTAGTGAAGGCGCTGCTACAAATCCCGGGTTGCATGTTCAGCTCAGTGCTGCAGGAACACGCGTGCTGGCTCGTGCAGCTGCTGGGCATCGGCTGCGTCGACAAGTTCGCCGGCGGGAACATCGCCAGGTTTCTTAAGATGCAGTATGACAAG gaTTCAATGTGTTCAGTTCCTCAAGAAGACATTGGTTTGGCGTGGGATGGAGTTTGTTTCGCTTTCCTGATATTGCAAAGAAGACTTTTCCACAGTTACTATTTCTACAGAGTTATCGATGAAAGCAAAGCTACCACTGTTCTCGCATCTAG AGGTGCGGATTTAATTGAGGAACTTCgtcaaaaacaaatgaacatacAAGAGGAACAAGAAGTAAAGATATTGGAAAAGATTAAAGTTAAAATGGAAAGAATCAAAGCGAATCAGAAGAAAATACAGGGAGTTATGTCAAAGGAACCCGTACACCACGATGCAG CACGCGTGAGAACTCCGTTTAAGCCGCCCGCCAGCCATCAGAAGG CGGTGCGTTCCGGAGACTACTACATGTTTGATGAATTTGACGATACTGATGTTCATTTGAAAGACGATGAGTCCAGTTCAGACGAAGAAGCACCGAAAACTATGGGTTTCGGGAAG CTGGTGTCGACGGCCATCAAGACGGACGTGCGCCGCGCCGTGTCGCTGCGCCGCGCGTCTGCGCCCGCCGTGCGCACGCGCGCCTCCTCGCTCACCTTTCCCTTCTCCTATCCGCGCCAG GGTCGGACAACTACACCTCGGTCAGAGGCTGTACGGGAAGCAGACGTGGATGTAAAGGTATCAGAGCATGATCGGCCCGGACCTTCATCAGAATTAGAGGATTTTGCACCGCAACCAG AATCGGAGTCGTTCATTGATAAATTAAAGGGATTCTTAGACACCACTACAGCCTTTATATCTAGTATACTTGTATCCTTGACGCGTCACCTAATGAAGTATTCGCGAGATTACAGATACGTTTCGCGTACGTTATCTGTTGAAAAAAAGAGGCTCAAg GAGAAGGAAGGCTTCGGTATCGGTCGACGAGAAGGTTCACAGATGATTTGGGAGCCGCTACCCGAAACGCTGTTGCATCA TAAGGATGTGACGACGTTGGAAGAGCAAGACGACTCGATGTTTAAGCAAGAAAAGTCTCCGATAATACATCTCGTTTATGCATTGTGGTATGCGGTCTTGGCGCATACCGACATAGTTTGTTACATTATGGTGTTCATAAACCAG atCCAGTCGGCAACAATTCTATCCATTCCATTACCTCTTATGGTGTTTTTATGGGGAACTTTGACCATACCGCGACCAACTAAAACCTTTTGGGTTACTCTAATTGCGTACACTGAG GtcatagtattaataaaaagcaTGTTCCAATTCGAAATCTTACCGTGGAACCAAAAAGCCATACCAGCGAACATGCCTTTCACTGCGCCGAGAATTATCGGAATAGAGAGGAAATTCAACTATGCATTATATGACCTACTTCTTctactcattatatttttacatag atttatgttGAAATCGTTGGGCTTGTGGAAGGAATCAACGCCGGAGGTAGAATTAAAAGAGGATATGGAGTATCCCTTGAATCCTTCTGATACCCAATTGTTGGTCGAAGGTCGAGGTGAAGAAGTCGGTCGGAAGTATCTGGAGATGCACGAAAGGCCGACCCC GCCCGCACAAACGGAAACGAATGATATATCTGAAACCCCGAAAAAAACGGTAGAATTAAGAGAACCTGAACAAACGGAAGATCACGACTTAGAACAAGAACCTGGTCCCTCTAAAGTCATAGACGACGATCATTAcaa AGTCAATGACGACCAAGAACCGATAATTGCTGTTGCGACGACGCTAGAAGATACATATAGCCACTATCCTCAAGTAATTGTGTTATC CGTGAAGCGCTACCTGTCGCCCACGCGGCACTTCTTCCAGCGCATGCTGGCGCCGGGCGCGCGCGTCACGGCCGACATCTACGCCTACATGTTTCTCTGCGACTTCTTCAACTTCCTCGTCGTTATATTCGGCTTCGCTGCTTTCGGA ACTCATCAAGGGGACGGCGGGGTGCAGGCTTATCTGGAAGAGAACAAAGTACCGATCCCATTTTTGGTGATGTTGATTCTTCAATTCGGTCTGATCGTGATAGACCGCGCGCTCTACCTGCGCAAGTTCATGCTGGGCAAGATATTATTCCAATACGCACTCATAATCGGCGTGCACATTTGGATGTTCTTCGTATTACCCTTCATCACTGAGAG AACATTCAACGCTCTGTTGCCGCCGCCCATGTGGTACATGGTGAAGTGCGTGTACCTACTGCTGTCCGCGTATCAGATCCGCTGCGGATATCCGCGCCGCATCATCGGCAACTTCCTCTGCAAGTCCTACCACTTCCTCAACATGGTTTGCTTTAGAGG aTTTATGGCTGTGCCTTTCTTGTTCGAGTTACGCACACTGATGGACTGGATCTGGACGGATACATCTATGACGTTCATGGACTGGCTCAAAATGGAAGATATATTCGCCAGTGTTTTCTTACTGAAG TGCTCGCGCTACGTGGAGGACGAGTTCCCGCAGCCGCGCGGCGCCAAGAAGTCGGCGACGTCCAAGTACCTGCTGGGCGGCGGGGTGCTCGCCTTCGTCATCGCCATCATCTGGTTCCCGCTCGTATTCTTCGCCTTCGGAAACTCC gTTGGGCAACCGAATCCACCAACAGACGTTACGGTAAAAATTCGAATCGGACCATTTCTGCCGGTCTACCAGATGTCGGCACAATCGCATAATATAGACGT CTTCACGGAGCAGGACTACACGCAGCTGAGCAACCAGTACGCTCGCGACCGCACGGCGCAGACGTTCCTGTCCAACTACATGTACAACGACGTGGCCGTCGTCACCATCAACCCCAACTCCACCATGACGTGGCAGATCTCACCGCCCGAGCTCGCCCGCCTCGAGAAGGAGGCCGTCTCCA ATGCGTCGCTTGCGGTGAAATTCACATACGTCATCACACATCAGAGCAACAACGCGCAGAACCCGCCCACCATAGACAGCAATCGCGAGGTGCCGCTGGACGCCTACATTGACGGGAAGCCCAACCCCGAGAGGGAGACGCTGCTGAAGCTGCTGGCGGACACCGCAAAGCCCGACACTTg gctAAATGTGAAGATGCTTTTCCCGAAATTCCTAAAAGTCTTCAATAAAGGCACTTCGAAGCCTGCCTACCAATTGATGCCCCCGATATCGGGGACGG AGCACGACGACGCGCGGTTCTACCGCGACGTGCAGTTGCGCCTCGAGCGCGAGGGGGACAGCGTGTACTGGCGCGTGCGGGAGGCCTGCCAGCCGTCC GATTACCTCGCAGCGATTCCGATGAACAACTGTGATATGCTCGTCATGTACACTTTCAATGACAAACTCTTCCCGGAGACTCTCAATTTTATATCAGGAGGAGG AATAATCGGGCTGTACACGACGTTCGTGTTCCTGGCGTCGCGCGTGCTGCGCGGCTTCTTCTCGGGCATCTACACCAAGATCATGTTCGACGACCTGCCCAACGTCGACCGCGTGCTGCAGCTGTGTCTCGACATCTATCTG GTTCGCGAGGCTTTAGAGCTGTCCCTAGAAGAAGACTTATTTGCGAAATTAGTATTCTTGTATCGATCGCCAGAGACCATGATAAAATGGAGTCGACCGAAGGAAGAAGACAGTCAAGAACAAAGAGCACTACCAGCTCCAAACTGA